The segment TGGTGGGTTCCTGCTTGCGGTGTGGGCGTTGTTCCCCACATGGCGAGCAGTTGCACAGGACCAATCGAAAACCACTGCACAGTGGTTAAAAGATTTTCAGGCAAATTGGGATGATTCGACCTGGGAGAAATCGTTTCGCACGGTACCAGGCAAGTTTATGCGCCCTTTAAACGATCAATGCTGGAAATTTCGCTTGATCGCCATGCAGGGGGTGGTAGCGAATGGCAAAGTGGGGATTCCGACATTGTTGGAAGCATTAAAAAGCACCAACGCAGATGTGCGAATATTTGCAGCGCAATCGCTTCGGTATCTGGCACCCGATGTTCCGGTTGAGCCGTTACTGGCTGCAGCAAAAAATGACCCTGATGCCACGGTGCGTCTGTATGCTGTGGATGCTTTGGGAATGAAAGGTGATCCGAAAATTGACTTTGATGCACTGCTGAGTGTTGAAAAGCAACGAGATGTGCGTATGCACCTGAATTACGCAAAAGAGCGTAAAGGCACTGCGGTAGATGCAAAAATGGTGCAACAGTTGATTCAATGGGATCCCAAATCAATTGCCACTGCTGAAGTTGGCAAAAAGGCACCTGATTTTGGTTTGCGATCGGTAACGGGCAAAGAGATCAAACTAAGTGACTATCGTGGAAAATCTGCGGTAGTGCTGGTCTTTATTTACGGCGATACCTGACCAGTCTGCCACGGACAGCTCGCGCAGTTGCGCGGCAAACTGTCCGAAATTAACGAACAATCAGCAGTTCTTTTAGCAGTAGATCCTCATGAAGTCTGGTCGGCAAAGTTTTTGCTGAAAGAAGTGGGCGAATCAACAGACACAATCCATTTTCCCCTTTTAATGGACCCCACCCAGACAGTGAGTGCGATGTATGGAGTCGCAGGTCAGATGAGAATCCATACCGAATGGAGCAATCGGCCTGCCACTTATATTATCGATCAGGAAGGTATCATTCGCTACGGTTTACGTGGTACGACATTCAATGACCGACCCAGTACGGCCATGGTGGTGTCGCAGCTCAAAGCACTACCGAAGAAAAAATAATCTTGGGCATCAATGAAAAATGAGAATTTACCCATAATTATTTAGTTGTATTATAAAACGCAATTTATTTCCCTTGTGATCGGACAGCAGTAAGCACCTTCTGTATTGCTCTAGAAATCCCATTTGTACACTAGTGTAGCATCAGGTGGTTGCGATTTTTGAAAATTTCACAAAAAAGTTTTTCTTTACGTAAGTTCTTGATTCATAAGAATTTGCAAAGAGAGAGCATGGGAGTTTTCGTTCTGATATTGAACAAAATTACATTTTTAATTTTTCACGTGGATATATTATATATGTGAAAACTATTTCACGCTACGATTTGATCTTTGACAACTTGGTTTTTATCTTCCCTCTGATTGGGGAAATTTCGACCACGGTCGATTAATTTCCTTCCGGCTTTTCCGGC is part of the Zavarzinella sp. genome and harbors:
- a CDS encoding HEAT repeat domain-containing protein; this encodes MRLIFGGFLLAVWALFPTWRAVAQDQSKTTAQWLKDFQANWDDSTWEKSFRTVPGKFMRPLNDQCWKFRLIAMQGVVANGKVGIPTLLEALKSTNADVRIFAAQSLRYLAPDVPVEPLLAAAKNDPDATVRLYAVDALGMKGDPKIDFDALLSVEKQRDVRMHLNYAKERKGTAVDAKMVQQLIQWDPKSIATAEVGKKAPDFGLRSVTGKEIKLSDYRGKSAVVLVFIYGDT